In Drosophila yakuba strain Tai18E2 chromosome 2R, Prin_Dyak_Tai18E2_2.1, whole genome shotgun sequence, a single genomic region encodes these proteins:
- the LOC6531008 gene encoding uncharacterized protein LOC6531008, whose amino-acid sequence MANQSKIIWLLSSNGHHLKCHVNTEEPLTALLKQKYAQAFGVSSESLTLILDGEKIQEEDTFDSLGMVDYDIVDVLEGTWCTNTMKT is encoded by the coding sequence ATGGCCAATCAAAGCAAGATTATTTGGCTTCTATCCTCAAATGGCCATCACCTGAAGTGTCATGTGAATACGGAGGAACCTTTGACCGCACTTCTCAAGCAAAAATATGCCCAGGCATTTGGCGTTTCTTCTGAGTCTCTGACGCTGATCCTCGATGGGGAGAAAATCCAGGAGGAGGACACATTCGACTCTTTGGGCATGGTTGATTATGACATTGTGGATGTTTTGGAAGGTACTTGGTGCACGAACACCATGAAAACATAA
- the LOC26535033 gene encoding uncharacterized protein LOC26535033, translated as MPQRSIERWFFIATLAAWNVISGCAFYAYVLDSYVNYPPEHKRRKFKYHTFAGTIDRDIVIGTTIVMLCQIVASILLCLALNQKKRICLIYGIFMSMIFPCACLPVWPLAVAHVTLVLIVLSYYFE; from the exons ATGCCACAACGCTCAATTGAGCGTTGGTTTTTCATCGCAACTTTGGCGGCATGGAACGTTATAAGTGGTTGCGCGTTCTACGCCTACGTTCTGGATAGTTATG TAAATTATCCACCTGAGCACAAGAGAAGGAAGTTCAAATATCACACTTTTGCCGGCACTATTGACAGAGATATAGTTATTGGAACTACTATCGTAATGCTATGCCAGATAGTAGCATCGATTCTACTGTGCCTTGCACTGAATCAG AAAAAAAGAATATGTCTCATTTACGGAATTTTCATGAGCATGATTTTTCCGTGTGCTTGTCTTCCGGTTTGGCCTTTAGCTG TCGCACATGTCACCCTTGTTTTGATAGTACTGAGTTATTACTTTGagtaa
- the LOC26535022 gene encoding uncharacterized protein LOC26535022, whose product MLNILLFWFLLHIFGLIQGRSVGEGFESLDDEFLMPQPDSTIFAYNQTDKELPWDLTWN is encoded by the exons ATGTTGAACATACTGCTCTTCTGGTTTTTACTCCACATATTTGGCCTCATCCAAGGGCGTTCTGTGGGTGAAGGGTTTGAGAGCTTGGACGACGAG TTTTTGATGCCCCAGCCAGATTCCACTATATTTGCCTATAATCAAACTGATAAGGAATTACCCTGGGACCTCACCTGGAACtga
- the LOC6531009 gene encoding juvenile hormone epoxide hydrolase 1 translates to MKCLIVFGLIVALFGAFVGYGYVVFTDLTKPLPKPEFKDDTYWGPGDAKDFVPDDKIYEFKLQVPQSEIDDLRKELNRTLRLTDPLDGIAFEYGFNTYALAQFVDYWRDKYLTKWDERQELFNSFKQYKTEIQGLNIHYIHEKVSEEVQETKHVYPLLLLHGWPGSVREFFDFIPMLTKHSNITDYAFEVVAPSLVGYGWSDAATRPGFNAAEMATVMRNLMLRLGHKKFFIQGGDWGSIIGSNLATLYPENVIGYHSNMCVLHSPLAILKGIYGSFYPEKYLPNRFFVDHHFPVWDKWLELLQESGYFHIQATKPDTIGAALTSSPVGLASYILEKFQTCTNPGLQQDFGAIVTVFGLETVLDNLMVYYLTNSATTAARFYLENVSKAYRDLQLDRVQSPVPMGCARFRFDLPSVTDWQLRDKFPNLTHSMYFQQGSHFAALEMPAMLFNDFTAFVAKIGLHGEVRK, encoded by the exons ATGAAGTGCCTGATAGTGTTTGGGCTGATTGTGGCCCTGTTTGGTGCCTTCGTGGGCTACGGCTACGTGGTGTTCACGGATCTGACCAAGCCCCTGCCCAAGCCGGAGTTCAAGGATGACACATACTGGGGTCCTGGCGATGCCAAGGACTTTGTGCCCGACGACAAGATCTACGAGTTCAAGCTGCAGGTACCCCAATCGGAGATCGATGATCTGCGAAAGGAACTCAACCGCACACTGAGACTCACGGATCCGCTGGACGGGATTGCCTTTGAGTACGGATTCAACACCTATGCGCTGGCGCAGTTTGTGGACTACTGGCGGGACAAGTACCTGACCAAGTGGGATGAGCGCCAGGAGCTGTTCAACTCCTTCAAGCAGTACAAGACCGAAATTCAGGG TTTGAACATTCACTACATTCACGAGAAGGTATCGGAGGAGGTCCAGGAAACGAAACACGTGTATcctctgctcctgctgcacgGCTGGCCAGGATCGGTGCGCGAGTTCTTCGACTTTATTCCCATGCTCACCAAGCACTCAAACATCACGGATTACGCTTTTGAGGTCGTGGCACCTTCCCTGGTGGGCTACGGATGGTCTGAT GCTGCTACTCGTCCCGGATTCAATGCCGCTGAAATGGCCACTGTGATGCGCAACCTGATGCTGCGTCTGGGCCACAAGAAGTTCTTCATCCAAGGCGGAGATTGGGGCAGCATCATTGGCAGCAACTTGGCCACCCTGTATCCGGAGAACGTGATCGGTTACCACTCGAACATGTGCGTCCTGCACTCCCCACTGGCCATACTGAAGGGTATCTACGGCAGCTTCTACCCGGAGAAGTATCTGCCCAACAGATTCTTTGTGGATCATCACTTCCCCGTGTGGGACAAATggctggagctgctgcaggagAGCGGTTACTTCCACATCCAGGCCACCAAGCCAGATACGATTGGAGCGGCTCTGACCTCCAGTCCCGTCGGCCTGGCCTCCTATATCCTCGAGAAGTTCCAGACCTGCACGAATCCGGGCCTGCAACAGGACTTTGGCGCCATAGTGACGGTCTTCGGTTTGGAGACTGTGCTGGACAACCTGATGGTCTACTACCTGACCAACTCGGCCACCACGGCGGCTCGTTTCTATCTGGAGAACGTGTCCAAGGCGTACAGGGATCTCCAGCTGGATCGGGTTCAGTCTCCGGTTCCCATGGGCTGTGCCCGCTTCCGATTCGACCTGCCCTCGGTGACCGACTGGCAGCTGAGGGACAAGTTCCCCAACCTGACCCACTCGATGTACTTCCAGCAGGGCAGCCACTTTGCCGCTCTGGAGATGCCAGCCATGTTGTTCAATGATTTTACCGCCTTTGTGGCGAAGATTGGCCTCCATGGTGAGGTGAGgaaataa
- the LOC6531005 gene encoding diptericin A, with protein MHFTSSVLFIGLACAISSAGAYPYPDPREIVNLQPEPLAYAPNFDVPLHRERRQLQLNGGGGGSPRQGFDLSLNGRAPVWQSPNGRHSFDATGSYAQHLGGPYGNSRPQWGAGGVYTFRF; from the exons ATGCATTTCACCTCCAGTGTTCTGTTCATTGGGCTGGCTTGTGCCATCTCGAGCGCCGGGGCTTATCCCTATCCGGATCCCCGAGAGATTGTGAATCTGCAGCCTGAGCCACTTGCA TATGCTCCCAATTTTGATGTGCCTCTGCACAGAGAGCGTCGCCAGTTGCAACTGAATGGAGGTGGCGGTGGAAGCCCAAGGCAGGGATTCGATCTGAGCCTGAACGGGCGTGCTCCTGTTTGGCAGAGCCCAAATGGACGCCACTCCTTCGATGCCACGGGATCGTATGCCCAGCACCTTGGCGGACCCTATGGCAACAGTCGACCTCAGTGGGGAGCCGGAGGAGTGTACACCTTTAGGTTCTAG
- the LOC6531006 gene encoding diptericin A has protein sequence MQFAISFALLCCAIAATLAYPMPDDMTMKATPPPKYPLNLEGGGGGQRGDGFGFAVQGHEKVWTSDNGRHEIGLNGGYAQRLGGPYGNSEPNWKVGTTYTYRFPNF, from the coding sequence ATGCAGTTCGCCATTAGCTTCGCACTACTTTGCTGCGCAATCGCCGCTACTTTGGCATATCCGATGCCCGACGACATGACCATGAAGGCCACTCCACCACCTAAGTACCCACTCAATCTCGAgggaggaggcggtggccagAGGGGCGATGGATTTGGCTTTGCGGTCCAGGGACACGAGAAGGTGTGGACCAGCGACAACGGACGCCACGAGATTGGACTTAATGGAGGATATGCCCAGCGCTTGGGAGGACCATATGGCAACTCAGAACCCAACTGGAAAGTGGGCACCACCTACACCTACAGATTCCCGAATTTCTAA
- the LOC6531007 gene encoding uncharacterized protein LOC6531007, with protein sequence MLLQSILMKILAIFLVCWLGHVTAQSSADYMELEIGSRGEGPPEKTEFPWGNDDQDLDATI encoded by the exons ATGTTGTTACAATCgatattaatgaaaatattggcCATTTTTTTGGTCTGCTGG CTGGGACACGTCACAGCCCAGTCATCTGCCGATTATATGGAGCTCGAAATCGGTTCAAGAGGTGAAGGTCCACCGGAAAAGACAGAATTTCCCTGGGGAAATGATGACCAGGATCTTGATGCGACAATTTAA